The following are encoded together in the Flavobacterium sp. TR2 genome:
- a CDS encoding CopD family protein produces MEYYNYLKSLHLIFVITWFAGLFYIVRLFVYQIEANEKPSPEKEILQAQYKIMAYRLWYIITWPSAVLASIFAFWMLFFTDAGHIWIKMPWMHVKLCFVFLLYLYHGKCHQIFKQLQRDEVKYSNNFMRLWNEGATIILFAVVFLVVLKSAINWIFGVIGIILFSVLIMLGFRFYKRIREKK; encoded by the coding sequence ATGGAATATTATAACTATTTAAAATCACTGCATCTCATTTTTGTAATCACTTGGTTTGCAGGTTTGTTTTATATTGTGCGTCTGTTTGTTTACCAAATTGAAGCCAATGAAAAGCCTTCGCCAGAAAAAGAAATTTTACAAGCGCAATACAAAATAATGGCCTACCGTTTGTGGTACATTATTACATGGCCATCGGCAGTTTTGGCAAGTATTTTTGCTTTTTGGATGCTGTTCTTTACAGATGCAGGCCATATTTGGATTAAAATGCCGTGGATGCACGTAAAATTATGTTTCGTTTTCCTTTTGTATTTATACCACGGAAAATGCCATCAGATTTTTAAGCAATTGCAGCGAGATGAAGTAAAATATTCTAATAATTTTATGCGTTTGTGGAATGAAGGCGCAACGATTATTCTATTTGCCGTTGTATTTTTAGTAGTTTTAAAAAGTGCCATCAATTGGATTTTCGGCGTAATAGGAATCATTTTATTTTCGGTCTTAATTATGCTGGGATTCCGTTTTTACAAACGAATCCGCGAAAAAAAATAA
- the hemH gene encoding ferrochelatase — MKGVLLVNLGSPESPTPKDVKPYLDEFLMDKYVIDVPYLLRALLVRGIILRKRPEESAHAYAKIWWEEGSPLVVLSERMQKKVQPLVNVPVSLAMRYGSMTIEKGLQELSDKGVTDVMLFPLYPQYAMASTLTILVKAEEIRKKKFPHMKFTDVPAFYNKPDYIKNLADSIQKHLVGFEYDHLLFSYHGIPERHIRKTDVTKSHCKIDGSCCNTPSPAHEFCYRHQCYETTRQVVKLLGLSEDKYSLTFQSRLAGDKWLEPYTDVEIDNMPAKGIKKLAVVTPAFVSDCLETLEEIAMRAKEDFEANGGEEFLAIPCLNDDDEWCQTVSNWINDWAK; from the coding sequence ATGAAAGGCGTATTATTAGTAAACTTAGGATCTCCAGAAAGTCCAACTCCAAAAGATGTAAAACCTTATTTAGATGAATTTTTAATGGATAAATACGTGATCGACGTTCCGTATTTATTGAGAGCATTATTAGTTCGCGGTATTATTTTAAGAAAAAGACCAGAAGAATCGGCGCACGCTTACGCGAAAATCTGGTGGGAAGAGGGTTCGCCGTTAGTGGTTCTTTCAGAAAGAATGCAGAAAAAGGTTCAGCCACTTGTAAATGTTCCAGTTTCTTTAGCAATGCGTTACGGAAGTATGACGATCGAAAAAGGACTTCAGGAATTAAGTGATAAAGGAGTTACAGATGTAATGCTTTTTCCTTTATATCCACAATATGCAATGGCTTCAACTTTAACTATTTTAGTAAAAGCAGAAGAAATTCGCAAGAAAAAATTCCCTCACATGAAATTTACTGATGTTCCAGCATTTTACAACAAACCGGACTACATCAAGAATTTAGCAGATTCTATTCAAAAACATCTAGTTGGATTTGAGTATGATCATTTGTTGTTTTCATATCACGGAATACCAGAACGTCATATCCGCAAAACTGATGTGACCAAATCGCATTGTAAAATTGACGGGTCTTGTTGTAATACGCCATCTCCGGCGCATGAATTCTGCTACCGCCATCAATGTTATGAAACAACAAGACAAGTTGTTAAATTACTAGGACTTTCTGAAGACAAATATAGTTTAACTTTCCAGTCTCGTTTAGCAGGAGATAAATGGTTAGAGCCATATACCGATGTCGAAATTGACAATATGCCAGCAAAAGGAATCAAAAAATTAGCAGTTGTAACCCCAGCTTTCGTTTCAGATTGTTTAGAAACTTTAGAAGAAATCGCCATGCGCGCCAAAGAAGATTTTGAAGCAAATGGAGGAGAAGAGTTCTTAGCAATTCCTTGTTTGAATGACGATGATGAATGGTGCCAGACAGTTTCTAACTGGATTAATGATTGGGCAAAATAA
- a CDS encoding AraC family transcriptional regulator, which yields MGSQEIIKIEDDFTLIRFQNDSLEPFYAQHEIIGTGLIQFHFGIKGNAKFLFNQGSYALELKEEKSLLLYNPQKELPLNLELAPNSWAISVIVSIKKFHALFSAEADYITFLSPDNKDKKYYNEGNISPSMAIVLSQLFHYNLHPSIKNLYYKGKGYELLSLYFNRTEDPNAEQCPFLIDEDNVLKIRKAKEIVIANMAEPPGLQELADEIGLNLKKLKMGFKQIYGDTVYGFLFDYKMDFARKLLDSGSYNVNEVGLKIGYSTGSHFIAAFKKKFGTTPKKYLMSINANV from the coding sequence ATGGGTTCTCAAGAAATTATTAAAATTGAAGACGACTTTACGCTGATCCGTTTTCAAAATGACAGTCTGGAGCCATTTTATGCACAGCATGAAATAATAGGTACTGGTCTGATACAGTTTCACTTCGGGATAAAAGGAAATGCAAAATTCTTGTTCAATCAAGGCAGTTATGCTTTAGAATTGAAAGAAGAAAAATCACTGCTTTTGTATAATCCGCAGAAAGAATTACCGCTGAATTTAGAATTGGCTCCAAATTCTTGGGCAATTTCGGTAATTGTATCGATTAAGAAATTTCACGCGTTATTTTCTGCCGAAGCTGATTATATTACTTTTTTAAGTCCTGATAATAAGGATAAAAAATATTATAACGAAGGAAATATCAGTCCCTCAATGGCCATTGTTTTAAGTCAGCTGTTTCATTATAACCTACATCCATCCATAAAAAACCTTTATTATAAAGGAAAAGGATACGAATTGTTGAGTTTGTATTTTAACAGAACGGAAGATCCAAATGCAGAACAATGTCCGTTTTTGATTGATGAAGATAATGTTTTGAAGATCAGAAAAGCCAAAGAAATTGTAATTGCCAATATGGCCGAACCGCCAGGATTGCAAGAATTGGCAGACGAAATTGGCTTGAATTTGAAAAAACTGAAAATGGGTTTCAAACAAATTTACGGCGATACGGTTTATGGTTTTCTGTTTGATTACAAAATGGATTTCGCTAGAAAATTATTAGACAGCGGTTCTTATAATGTGAACGAAGTAGGCTTGAAAATTGGTTACAGCACAGGAAGTCACTTCATCGCAGCATTCAAAAAGAAATTCGGAACAACGCCAAAAAAATATTTAATGTCGATTAATGCGAATGTTTAA